In one window of Maribacter sp. BPC-D8 DNA:
- a CDS encoding SulP family inorganic anion transporter: MKNLFSNFKGDLFGGITAGIVALPLALAFGVSSGMGPSAGLYGAIFISFFAALFGGTSTQISGPTAPMTAVSMVVIAGIVATNDGSLEKALPAILVVFLLAGLIQISLGLLGIGKYIRYIPYPVVSGFMTAIGVIILVTQILPAIGYYPKEDTEFVNIYKPMAKEIILENILKEEAGEGILVLEDFKETISRADEITEEATLKEAQTLANSEASGVIGAIKVLPRALNNIIWLELILALSTIVIIYGFKKITTAIPSALVALIVVSGVAYGFGLNYRTIEEIPSGFPMPNLGIFTEFELGSITPYVFTALTLALLGAIDSLLTSVVADNMTKTKHKPNKELVGQGIGNSIAAIFGGIPGAGATIRTVVNINAGGKTKLSGMVAGILLLIVLLALGPIASQIPAAVLAGILVTVGIGVMDYKGLKAIPSLPKDLSLGPIKFSSEVVIMLVVLVLSSVWNLVYAVGVGLVIASLMFMKKMGDLTAEHSNVKSLEKEVNWPDEVAFPLSLQEEVFIKHLKGPLFFGSTSEFQQMADQIPETASTVIIRMGRMQYMDQSGLYTLEDVLISLRKSGINILFVDVLKQPRYMMERVGVIPDLIPEEQIFDSFDECLIWVKSNVKDKFVTS, from the coding sequence ATGAAAAATCTATTTTCAAATTTTAAAGGAGATTTATTTGGCGGTATCACTGCGGGTATCGTTGCTTTACCATTAGCACTAGCTTTTGGCGTTAGCTCAGGCATGGGACCAAGTGCCGGATTATATGGCGCAATTTTTATAAGTTTCTTCGCCGCACTTTTTGGCGGAACCAGCACACAAATATCTGGACCTACAGCACCTATGACGGCTGTAAGTATGGTGGTAATTGCTGGTATCGTTGCTACGAATGATGGTAGTCTTGAAAAAGCCCTACCTGCTATTCTTGTCGTTTTCTTATTAGCAGGATTAATTCAAATAAGTTTAGGTCTTTTAGGTATAGGGAAGTACATTAGATACATTCCATACCCCGTAGTATCAGGTTTTATGACTGCCATAGGTGTTATAATTCTAGTAACACAAATTTTACCTGCCATTGGTTATTACCCTAAAGAAGATACCGAGTTTGTAAACATTTACAAGCCCATGGCTAAAGAAATTATTTTAGAGAATATTCTAAAAGAGGAAGCTGGCGAAGGTATTTTAGTATTAGAAGATTTTAAAGAAACTATTTCTAGAGCCGATGAAATAACCGAAGAAGCTACCCTGAAAGAGGCACAGACCCTAGCTAACTCTGAAGCTTCTGGTGTAATTGGTGCCATAAAAGTATTGCCTAGAGCATTAAATAATATTATTTGGCTAGAATTAATTCTTGCGCTCTCTACCATCGTTATTATTTATGGTTTCAAGAAAATTACCACAGCAATACCAAGTGCTTTGGTTGCATTGATTGTAGTATCTGGTGTAGCATATGGTTTTGGACTCAACTATAGAACTATTGAAGAAATACCAAGTGGTTTTCCTATGCCTAATCTTGGCATTTTTACCGAATTTGAATTGGGCTCCATAACTCCTTATGTTTTTACCGCACTTACTCTAGCACTACTTGGCGCTATAGATTCGTTATTGACTTCTGTAGTGGCAGATAACATGACTAAAACAAAACACAAGCCAAACAAAGAATTGGTTGGTCAAGGTATCGGAAACAGTATTGCCGCAATTTTCGGAGGTATACCAGGCGCGGGTGCTACCATACGTACCGTAGTGAATATTAACGCTGGCGGCAAAACCAAACTATCTGGTATGGTCGCTGGTATCTTATTACTTATAGTACTATTGGCACTAGGCCCTATTGCATCGCAAATACCTGCTGCTGTTTTAGCTGGTATTCTTGTAACCGTTGGTATTGGTGTAATGGATTATAAAGGTTTAAAAGCCATCCCTAGTTTACCTAAAGACTTGAGCTTAGGTCCAATAAAATTTAGTTCAGAAGTAGTCATCATGCTTGTGGTTCTTGTACTTTCTTCTGTTTGGAATCTAGTATATGCCGTTGGTGTAGGTCTAGTTATTGCTTCTTTAATGTTCATGAAAAAAATGGGCGATTTAACAGCAGAACACTCTAATGTAAAATCTTTAGAGAAAGAAGTAAACTGGCCAGATGAAGTGGCTTTTCCTTTGAGTTTACAAGAAGAGGTTTTTATAAAGCACTTAAAAGGTCCTCTGTTTTTTGGATCTACTAGCGAGTTTCAACAGATGGCCGACCAAATTCCTGAAACTGCATCTACCGTAATTATTAGAATGGGTAGAATGCAATACATGGATCAATCTGGTTTGTATACTTTAGAAGATGTTTTAATAAGTCTTAGAAAATCGGGTATCAACATACTCTTTGTTGATGTATTAAAACAGCCTCGTTATATGATGGAACGTGTTGGTGTAATACCTGATTTAATACCTGAAGAACAAATTTTCGATTCATTCGATGAGTGTTTAATTTGGGTAAAATCTAATGTAAAAGATAAATTCGTTACTAGCTAA
- a CDS encoding carbonic anhydrase family protein, translating to MKAHTKETQATMTPNKSLDFLKEGNQRFQNNLKANRNLLEQVNDTSEGQFPFATILSCIDSRVSAELVFDQGLGDVFSVRIAGNFVNEDILGSMEFGCKLAGTKLIVVLGHTSCGAIKGACDHARLGNLTALINKIEPAVDAVKEPTDESLRNSKNLEFVDRVSAKNVELTIDNIRLHSPVLAEMEKNGEVLIVGAMYDIATGAVDFYN from the coding sequence ATGAAAGCACATACTAAAGAAACTCAAGCAACGATGACCCCGAATAAATCATTAGATTTTTTGAAGGAAGGGAATCAGAGATTTCAGAATAACCTAAAAGCAAATCGTAATCTTTTAGAACAAGTAAATGATACTAGTGAAGGCCAATTTCCTTTTGCTACCATATTAAGTTGTATAGATTCTAGAGTTTCTGCAGAATTGGTCTTTGACCAAGGTCTTGGAGATGTTTTCAGTGTTAGAATCGCTGGTAATTTCGTAAATGAAGACATACTAGGTAGTATGGAATTTGGTTGTAAATTAGCCGGCACAAAATTAATAGTCGTTTTAGGTCACACAAGTTGTGGAGCTATTAAAGGTGCTTGTGATCATGCAAGATTAGGTAACCTTACTGCTCTTATCAATAAGATAGAACCTGCTGTAGATGCGGTTAAAGAACCAACAGACGAAAGTCTAAGAAATTCTAAAAATTTAGAATTTGTAGATAGAGTTTCAGCAAAAAATGTAGAATTGACTATAGACAATATTAGATTACATAGCCCCGTTTTAGCTGAAATGGAAAAAAATGGCGAAGTACTGATAGTAGGTGCTATGTATGATATTGCCACAGGTGCCGTTGATTTCTACAACTAG
- a CDS encoding universal stress protein produces the protein MSKKYKIAVFSDLKESLGNTLKSTLSLAKMLNGEIAIFHVKKASEVVTKDSQLSAIRSLNSEFITMDNDINKIVTAYSKDFGVNMRYSCTIGNLKNEIASYIEKEKPDFIVLGKRKSKFFNILGDNLIPFILKKHKGPIFLTDEINVLDYGNDLSLGVLSNTEETLIADLTKDLLLHSQKPLSSFKIRKKTSTTAKKIESQNTKEVEFVFENNSNSLKNLSNYIIKNKINLLCINRFENKKSKDNASLSMPANISDIVNNINVPLLLMGQNNYTV, from the coding sequence ATGAGTAAAAAATATAAAATAGCGGTTTTCTCAGACTTGAAAGAGTCTTTGGGAAACACGCTAAAAAGTACGCTCAGCTTAGCCAAAATGCTAAACGGAGAAATAGCCATATTTCATGTTAAAAAAGCCTCTGAAGTCGTTACGAAAGACAGCCAACTTTCAGCTATACGTTCTTTAAATAGTGAGTTTATTACTATGGATAATGATATAAATAAAATCGTTACCGCTTATTCAAAAGACTTTGGCGTAAATATGAGGTATTCATGCACCATTGGTAATTTAAAGAATGAGATAGCTTCTTATATCGAAAAAGAGAAACCAGATTTTATCGTATTAGGTAAACGAAAGTCCAAATTTTTCAACATACTTGGCGACAACCTTATTCCTTTTATACTGAAGAAACATAAAGGACCTATCTTTTTGACCGATGAGATAAATGTATTAGACTACGGCAATGATTTATCTTTAGGTGTCTTAAGTAATACTGAAGAAACGTTAATAGCTGATTTGACCAAAGATTTACTTCTACATTCACAAAAACCTTTAAGTTCATTTAAGATTCGAAAGAAAACGAGTACCACAGCTAAAAAAATAGAATCTCAAAATACAAAAGAGGTTGAGTTTGTATTTGAAAACAATTCTAATTCTCTGAAGAACCTATCAAATTATATTATTAAAAATAAAATAAATCTTTTGTGTATTAATAGGTTCGAAAACAAAAAAAGCAAGGACAATGCATCTCTTTCGATGCCTGCTAATATTAGCGACATTGTCAATAACATCAATGTTCCATTATTACTAATGGGGCAAAATAATTATACAGTATAA
- a CDS encoding SulP family inorganic anion transporter — MFKHIKNDIPASIVVFFVALPLCLGIALASGAPLFSGVIAGIIGGVFVGALSGSKIGVSGPAAGLAAIVLTAIGTLGSYENFLVAVVLGGVIQMVFGILKAGVIGYYFPSSVIKGMLTGIGIIIILKQIPHFFGYDPDPEGDWAFFQVDGENTFSEILNAINNISPGATLIAIIGLAILLLWDKVLSKKGKVFQIIQGPLVAVAIGILYYVFTQDNEVLRISKDHLVSVPVPEDISSFIGQFRFPDFTAITNPQVWITGFTIALVASLETLLCVEATDKLDPHKNVTPTNRELLAQGAGNIVSGLIGGLPITQVIVRSSANIQSGGRTKLSAIIHGFLLLISVVLIPTLLNMIPLSVLAAILFIVGFKLAKPALFLKMYKLGWKQSIPFFVTVLGIVFTDLLIGISLGLAVGIVVILLKSYQNSHFLHIEDNSNGKHRIKMTLAEEVTFFNKGAILKELDSLPHDTYLELDVLKTRFLDYDIVEILEDFSLKAKERNIDIKLISKRGVVENPPSYIEFFEQRPKSKMSLS; from the coding sequence ATGTTTAAACATATCAAAAATGATATTCCTGCGAGTATCGTTGTATTTTTCGTTGCACTACCATTATGTCTAGGTATTGCTTTAGCTAGTGGAGCTCCATTATTTTCAGGTGTAATTGCCGGTATTATCGGTGGTGTTTTTGTGGGCGCTCTTAGTGGCTCTAAAATCGGAGTTAGTGGCCCAGCGGCAGGTCTAGCTGCAATTGTATTAACAGCAATTGGAACTCTAGGCAGTTATGAAAATTTCTTAGTCGCTGTAGTGCTAGGTGGTGTTATTCAAATGGTATTCGGAATTTTAAAGGCCGGTGTAATTGGTTATTATTTTCCATCTTCTGTAATTAAAGGCATGCTTACCGGTATTGGTATCATTATCATTCTAAAACAGATTCCTCACTTTTTCGGTTACGATCCTGACCCAGAAGGTGATTGGGCGTTTTTTCAAGTAGATGGTGAAAATACGTTTTCTGAAATCCTTAATGCTATTAATAATATTAGCCCAGGTGCTACCTTAATTGCCATAATTGGTCTTGCCATCCTTTTACTTTGGGATAAGGTACTTTCTAAAAAAGGGAAAGTATTTCAAATTATTCAAGGCCCTTTAGTAGCTGTTGCCATTGGTATTTTATATTATGTTTTCACCCAAGACAATGAAGTCTTAAGAATATCAAAAGATCACTTAGTCAGTGTTCCTGTACCAGAAGATATTTCATCTTTTATAGGTCAGTTTCGATTTCCTGATTTTACTGCCATAACTAATCCGCAAGTTTGGATTACTGGCTTTACCATTGCATTAGTTGCCAGTTTAGAAACCTTACTTTGTGTTGAAGCTACCGATAAATTAGATCCGCATAAAAATGTAACTCCAACCAATAGAGAATTGCTTGCACAGGGTGCCGGTAATATTGTATCTGGCCTTATTGGTGGTTTGCCAATTACACAAGTAATCGTTCGTAGTTCTGCCAACATACAATCTGGTGGTAGAACCAAATTATCTGCCATAATTCATGGTTTCTTATTATTGATTTCTGTAGTCTTGATACCTACATTATTGAATATGATTCCGTTATCGGTTTTAGCTGCAATTTTATTTATTGTAGGGTTTAAACTGGCTAAACCAGCTTTATTCTTAAAAATGTACAAATTAGGATGGAAACAATCTATACCATTTTTTGTTACGGTTTTAGGTATTGTATTTACAGATTTACTGATAGGTATTAGTCTAGGTCTTGCCGTAGGTATTGTAGTTATTTTACTTAAAAGCTACCAAAACTCTCACTTTCTTCATATCGAAGATAATAGTAATGGTAAGCATAGAATTAAAATGACTTTGGCAGAAGAAGTTACTTTTTTCAACAAAGGTGCTATTCTAAAAGAGCTAGATAGTCTTCCTCATGACACGTATTTAGAACTTGATGTCTTAAAAACTAGATTTTTAGATTACGATATTGTTGAAATTTTAGAAGATTTTAGCCTAAAGGCCAAAGAAAGAAATATTGATATTAAACTAATTTCCAAGCGTGGTGTTGTTGAAAATCCACCAAGTTATATCGAATTCTTTGAGCAACGGCCGAAGTCGAAAATGAGCTTAAGCTAA
- a CDS encoding tetratricopeptide repeat protein — MFKKLATLISLFSVLFCAAQNDKLFEQATEAYNAGEYEQAVTYYNDILSNGKHSTAVYYNLGNSYYKLNKIAESIYFYEKALLLSPNDKEIKTNLSYAQNMTIDAIDTMPETGLSKLYKNITGKLTFDQWAYVAISFMLLFVLLYIYFYNSSYSTRKRFTFIGSLLALFLCLISVLFAFIQRNDFDENQPAIIFAEESIVKSEPNNNSAEVFLIHAGTKVNVLDQLNDWNKIALSDGKTGWIQSNELKLLKDF; from the coding sequence ATGTTCAAAAAGCTAGCTACCCTTATTAGCCTTTTCTCGGTTCTCTTTTGTGCCGCTCAGAACGACAAATTGTTTGAGCAGGCTACCGAAGCATATAATGCCGGTGAGTATGAGCAGGCAGTAACTTATTATAACGATATTCTAAGTAATGGCAAGCATTCTACTGCGGTATACTATAACCTAGGCAATTCGTATTACAAGCTTAATAAAATTGCTGAAAGCATCTATTTTTATGAGAAAGCTTTATTGCTATCACCAAACGATAAAGAGATAAAAACAAATTTGAGCTATGCTCAGAATATGACCATAGATGCTATTGATACAATGCCCGAAACGGGATTATCAAAATTGTATAAAAACATAACAGGTAAATTAACATTTGACCAATGGGCGTATGTAGCCATTAGCTTTATGTTACTTTTTGTTCTCTTATATATTTACTTTTACAACTCTAGTTACAGCACTAGAAAGCGATTTACATTTATTGGTAGTTTACTTGCGCTGTTCTTATGTTTAATTTCTGTTCTTTTTGCATTTATTCAACGAAATGATTTTGATGAAAATCAACCTGCAATAATATTCGCCGAAGAAAGCATTGTAAAATCTGAGCCCAACAATAACAGTGCAGAAGTATTTTTGATTCATGCAGGAACAAAAGTAAATGTTTTAGATCAGTTAAATGATTGGAATAAAATTGCATTATCAGATGGTAAAACAGGGTGGATTCAAAGCAACGAACTTAAACTGTTAAAGGATTTTTAG
- a CDS encoding BatD family protein, with protein sequence MMGQDNSAVTFEMKLSKPKLGLNERLRVDFIMNRDGDNFSPPDFNGFKVVMGPSQSISSSWINGVRSYSKSYSYTLSPTARGKFTIKQASIVIGGETYKSLSQNVEVTAAVDKPSDQMTADDIADENLHLVAEISKTDPYLNEAITVIYKLYVSPDIRVSNYQPLDNPTYNNFWSQDIKVNMLSAQNGTYKGKPYRYVILKRVVLYPQKSGKLNIEPLSLEVTVDVPTARRDFFGQRMYAQTNKTVSAGSRTINVKALPIDNQPADFNGAVGDFDFVVNTSKTSLNASESLQATVEVSGKGNLKLFKLPEPELPSALEVYEPEFTEGVRTTLAGMQGKVSNQYTIVPSFRGKYPIAPLSFSYFNPSTGKYKTLTSDEIVINVLEGPLSASSNSDANTNSNKQSVISSGNEFNFLKLTPNLTSKSASYFFNSTSFYAWLLSPLLLIPLAIFFRKKRDAMAGDIVGNKIRKANRLARKYLSAARKQLGNKESFYVALERALHNYLKAKLKIETSEFSKDKITELLTERQIDDTATDSFIALLKNCESARYSPFSNVQMQADYDKASEVISIMDKQL encoded by the coding sequence ATGATGGGTCAAGATAATAGTGCCGTTACTTTTGAGATGAAACTAAGCAAACCTAAGCTTGGTCTAAACGAAAGACTACGTGTAGATTTTATTATGAACCGTGATGGCGATAATTTTAGTCCGCCAGATTTCAACGGATTCAAAGTAGTTATGGGACCTTCTCAATCTATTAGTTCTTCATGGATTAATGGTGTTAGAAGTTACTCCAAATCATATTCATACACACTATCCCCAACTGCTAGAGGAAAATTCACGATTAAACAAGCATCTATTGTAATTGGTGGCGAAACCTATAAGTCATTGTCGCAAAATGTAGAAGTAACTGCAGCTGTAGATAAGCCTAGTGATCAAATGACGGCGGATGATATAGCAGATGAAAATTTACATTTGGTTGCCGAGATTTCAAAAACCGATCCGTATTTAAATGAAGCAATTACCGTTATCTACAAGTTGTATGTAAGCCCAGATATTAGAGTGTCGAATTATCAACCTTTAGACAATCCTACTTATAATAATTTCTGGAGTCAAGATATTAAAGTAAACATGCTTAGTGCGCAAAATGGCACTTACAAAGGCAAACCATATCGTTATGTAATCTTAAAACGTGTTGTTCTTTATCCGCAAAAATCTGGAAAATTAAACATCGAGCCTTTATCTCTTGAGGTAACGGTAGATGTACCTACTGCAAGACGAGATTTCTTTGGTCAACGAATGTATGCCCAAACTAATAAAACTGTATCCGCCGGTAGTAGAACTATTAATGTAAAAGCATTACCAATAGACAATCAACCTGCTGATTTTAATGGTGCTGTCGGTGATTTTGATTTTGTGGTAAACACAAGCAAAACAAGTTTGAACGCTTCAGAATCTTTACAAGCAACGGTAGAAGTAAGTGGTAAGGGAAATTTAAAATTATTTAAACTCCCAGAACCTGAATTACCAAGTGCGCTAGAAGTTTATGAGCCTGAGTTTACAGAAGGTGTCAGAACAACTTTGGCAGGTATGCAGGGTAAGGTGAGTAACCAATACACTATCGTGCCTTCTTTTAGAGGTAAATATCCTATAGCACCATTGAGCTTTAGTTATTTTAATCCTTCCACCGGAAAATATAAAACGCTTACATCTGATGAAATTGTTATTAATGTTTTAGAAGGTCCGCTAAGTGCTTCTTCTAATTCTGATGCAAATACTAATAGCAACAAACAATCTGTTATTAGCAGCGGAAATGAATTCAATTTCTTGAAACTTACACCTAATCTAACAAGCAAATCAGCTTCTTACTTTTTCAATTCCACCTCTTTCTACGCGTGGTTATTGAGTCCGTTATTACTAATTCCTTTAGCCATTTTCTTTAGAAAGAAAAGAGATGCTATGGCTGGTGATATTGTAGGTAATAAAATTAGAAAAGCGAACAGACTTGCCCGCAAGTATTTATCTGCCGCAAGAAAACAACTGGGTAATAAAGAATCTTTTTATGTTGCCCTTGAACGAGCGCTGCATAATTACTTAAAGGCTAAGCTGAAAATTGAAACCTCAGAGTTCAGTAAAGATAAAATTACCGAGTTACTTACAGAAAGGCAAATAGACGACACTGCGACAGATAGCTTTATAGCACTTCTTAAAAATTGCGAATCGGCAAGATATAGCCCATTCTCAAACGTACAAATGCAAGCCGATTATGATAAGGCAAGCGAGGTAATTTCTATAATGGATAAACAATTATAA
- a CDS encoding tetratricopeptide repeat protein: MNKINTVLILLFVCFSSFAQEVDEKEKQKSLQSSTNLTWDANKALSEDDFIAAEVDYRKAISKSSDNSAAPYNLGNAYYENETYNEAFGRFKEAGEASTSKADKHKAYHNMGNVFMKRKDYAKAVEAYKEALRNDPTDEETRYNLALAKELLKKEQEENKQDQDDKDKDKDQDENKDEDKKDEGDNEDKKDQGEDGDKGDEGDKDEEKKDDNKDGEGDKSDQKKKPEQGDGDNEQEQQQPRPNQLSKQQVENLLRAMQNAEKKVQDKIDAKKVKGAKIKTEKDW, encoded by the coding sequence ATGAATAAAATAAATACAGTTTTAATACTACTTTTTGTTTGCTTTTCATCTTTTGCTCAAGAGGTTGATGAGAAAGAAAAACAAAAGTCTTTACAATCATCTACCAATCTTACTTGGGATGCTAACAAGGCATTATCAGAAGATGATTTTATTGCTGCAGAAGTAGATTATAGAAAGGCAATTTCAAAAAGTTCAGATAATAGTGCAGCCCCCTATAATTTAGGTAACGCCTATTACGAAAATGAAACATATAATGAAGCCTTTGGTAGATTTAAAGAAGCTGGCGAAGCATCTACATCTAAAGCAGATAAACACAAAGCTTACCATAATATGGGTAATGTTTTCATGAAGCGTAAAGATTATGCTAAGGCGGTAGAAGCTTATAAGGAAGCCTTACGTAATGATCCAACAGATGAAGAAACTCGTTATAATTTAGCCTTGGCAAAAGAGCTTTTGAAAAAAGAGCAAGAAGAAAACAAGCAAGATCAAGACGATAAGGATAAAGACAAAGATCAAGACGAGAACAAAGACGAAGATAAAAAGGACGAGGGCGACAACGAGGATAAGAAAGATCAAGGCGAAGACGGTGACAAGGGTGACGAAGGCGATAAAGACGAAGAGAAGAAAGACGATAATAAGGATGGCGAAGGAGACAAATCTGATCAAAAGAAGAAACCTGAACAGGGCGATGGCGACAACGAACAAGAGCAACAACAACCCAGACCTAATCAACTTTCTAAGCAGCAGGTCGAGAATTTATTGAGAGCCATGCAAAATGCAGAAAAAAAGGTGCAAGATAAAATCGATGCTAAAAAAGTAAAAGGTGCTAAAATTAAAACCGAAAAAGATTGGTAG
- a CDS encoding VWA domain-containing protein has protein sequence MVQYDEKIYFYLLIIIPVIVVLFLLLLVWKKRTQKKFADTELLKRLTPNRSYNKGGLKLVVFILALALMIVGLVNPKIGTKLETVKREGVDIVFAVDVSKSMLAEDIAPNRLEKAKRLVSEIINQLASDRIGIIAYAGQAYPQLPITTDYGAAKMFLQGMNTDMLTSQGTAIDQAIELATTYYDDAEQTNRVLFIISDGEDHSEGSTLDAVEDAVDEGIIIYTIGVGKEKGAPIPIKRNGILESLKKDIQGETVITRLNESVLVDIANEGDGQYIDGSNTDAAVEFIKEELLKMDKKEFEAKQFAEYKDQFQWFIGGALLLLFLDIFILDRKTSWLKKLNLFNEKRNE, from the coding sequence ATGGTACAGTACGACGAAAAAATATATTTCTATTTACTCATTATCATTCCGGTGATAGTGGTGTTGTTCCTATTATTATTGGTATGGAAAAAGAGAACACAAAAGAAGTTTGCAGACACTGAACTTTTAAAAAGGCTGACACCAAATCGTTCTTATAACAAAGGAGGTTTAAAATTGGTCGTTTTTATTCTTGCATTGGCGCTAATGATTGTAGGTCTGGTAAATCCTAAAATCGGTACAAAACTAGAGACCGTTAAAAGAGAAGGTGTAGATATTGTTTTTGCTGTTGATGTTAGTAAAAGTATGCTTGCAGAAGATATTGCCCCAAACAGATTGGAGAAGGCAAAAAGATTGGTTTCTGAAATTATAAATCAACTTGCAAGTGACCGTATTGGTATTATCGCTTATGCTGGCCAAGCGTACCCGCAATTACCGATTACAACTGATTATGGCGCTGCAAAGATGTTCTTACAGGGCATGAATACAGACATGCTAACATCTCAAGGTACGGCTATTGACCAAGCGATTGAATTAGCTACTACTTATTACGATGATGCAGAACAGACCAACCGTGTATTATTCATTATCTCTGATGGTGAAGATCATTCTGAAGGTTCTACATTAGATGCTGTAGAAGATGCCGTTGATGAAGGTATTATTATTTATACTATTGGTGTTGGTAAAGAAAAAGGTGCTCCGATTCCGATTAAAAGAAACGGAATTTTAGAAAGCTTAAAAAAAGATATTCAAGGTGAAACTGTAATTACTCGATTAAATGAGAGTGTTTTAGTAGATATCGCAAATGAAGGTGATGGGCAATATATAGATGGCTCTAATACTGATGCAGCCGTAGAATTTATTAAAGAAGAATTGTTGAAAATGGATAAGAAGGAATTCGAAGCCAAACAATTCGCAGAATATAAAGATCAGTTTCAATGGTTTATTGGCGGGGCATTGTTGCTTCTCTTTTTAGATATATTTATCTTGGACCGCAAGACAAGCTGGTTAAAGAAACTCAATTTGTTCAATGAGAAAAGAAATGAATAA
- a CDS encoding vWA domain-containing protein translates to MFENISFANPDFFWLFLLLPLAIVWYIFKQKEQTASLRISSAKGFTYSSILPKLKPGLFILRILALGAIIVALARPQTEDISTRTKTTKGIDIVMAIDVSSSMLARDLKPNRLSALKEVAADFIKQRPNDRIGLVAYAGEGYTKTPITTDKAIVLNALSEISYGQLDDGTAIGMGLATSVNRLKDSKAKSKIIILLTDGVNNTGFIEPQTASELALEFGIKTYTIGLGTNGNALTPISYNADGSFRFGMRQVEIDEELLKDIANTTGGRYFRATDNESLEEIYDEINKLEKTEVEEFKYYRYEEKFRLWILLAGGLLLLEWILRNTLFRSFV, encoded by the coding sequence ATGTTCGAGAATATATCATTTGCAAATCCTGATTTCTTTTGGCTGTTTTTACTACTGCCATTAGCAATCGTGTGGTATATATTTAAACAAAAGGAGCAAACCGCATCTTTGCGAATTTCTAGCGCAAAAGGTTTTACCTATAGTAGTATTTTACCTAAACTAAAACCAGGCTTGTTCATTCTGCGCATATTGGCATTAGGCGCCATAATTGTAGCATTGGCAAGACCACAGACAGAAGATATATCTACACGAACCAAAACAACAAAAGGTATTGATATTGTAATGGCCATTGATGTTTCTTCTAGTATGCTGGCAAGAGATTTAAAACCTAACAGACTATCGGCACTGAAAGAAGTTGCTGCAGATTTCATCAAGCAAAGACCTAATGACCGTATTGGTCTTGTTGCTTATGCTGGTGAAGGGTATACTAAAACACCCATTACTACAGATAAAGCCATTGTGCTAAATGCTCTTTCAGAAATTTCATACGGTCAATTAGATGATGGTACCGCCATTGGTATGGGACTAGCAACTTCTGTAAACCGTTTAAAGGATAGTAAGGCGAAAAGTAAAATCATCATCTTGTTGACCGATGGTGTTAACAATACTGGTTTTATTGAGCCACAAACCGCATCTGAACTTGCTCTCGAATTTGGAATTAAAACATATACTATTGGTCTAGGTACAAACGGAAATGCACTTACACCTATTTCTTATAATGCCGATGGCTCTTTTAGGTTTGGCATGCGACAAGTAGAAATAGACGAAGAATTACTGAAAGATATCGCAAATACAACAGGCGGTAGATATTTTAGAGCCACTGACAACGAATCTCTAGAAGAAATCTATGATGAAATCAACAAACTAGAAAAAACGGAGGTAGAGGAATTTAAATATTACCGATACGAAGAGAAATTTAGACTTTGGATTTTATTAGCTGGAGGTTTGCTTTTATTAGAATGGATTTTAAGAAACACGCTTTTTAGAAGCTTTGTATAA